A region of Cataglyphis hispanica isolate Lineage 1 chromosome 6, ULB_Chis1_1.0, whole genome shotgun sequence DNA encodes the following proteins:
- the LOC126850621 gene encoding oxygen-dependent choline dehydrogenase-like, with product MLKSCLLILCLGYGGAILPPGMLEWIDHFFLGFPPRRETLDYTLPFDFVAIGAGSAGSALVNRLTENPDWNVLVLEEGNDENFLTDIPLLAPALHNTDYVRMYKSEPRPQDANGDGGYCLSMNEGRCNVVCGKAVGGTSVVNFMIYSRGAPADYDAWWAPDNPGWSYKDVLPYFIKSERCKLIDKDARYHGYDGYLDVTNPPFATPLKECFLKAGQELGYDLVDYNSDRLIGFSTVQTTLRNGHRVSAGKAFLRPILNRRNFYLSKFSKVTKIVINPKTKTAVSVEFMKNHKTYFVSATKEIILCAGALNSPQLLMLSGIGPKGHLNSFGIPVIEDLPVGFNLQDHVSMSALTFLVNESVSIVEQRVGSNPVNFLDYLIRGTGPLAIPAGTETLAFINTKAHLSKTRRKESKLIKSIIQGVNVRENNERQYAWIAPNVTSITVNRETHTNERRLLTEDDYPDIELLMGGSSLLGDISGFYRNLLGLTTDFHKELANGYDGFDAFTLVPVLLRPKSRGRLTLRSTDPLDSPIIDLNYYDDEDDLNTMVQAIKIAIEIASTKAFERYNATLLPVPFPGCRHIAFKSDPYWACIARHVSTTIAHFSGTCKMSTRRNLGVVDHRLRVHGISGLRVVDASIMPTIIAGHTTAAAYMIGEKASDMIKEDWRDSAP from the exons ATGCTCAAGTCCTGCTTGCTGATCTTATGCCTGGGATATGGCGGTGCGATCTTGCCACCGGGTATGCTCGAGTGGATCGACCACTTCTTCTTAGGCTTCCCACCAAGGCGGGAGACTCTCGATTACACTCTGCCCTTTGACTTTGTGGCGATCGGCGCCGGCTCGGCGGGATCCGCGCTCGTCAATCGCCTGACCGAGAATCCCGACTGGAACGTGCTGGTGCTCGAGGAGGGCAACGACGAGAACTTCCTCACAGATATCCCCTTGCTCGCGCCGGCTCTTCATAACACGGACTACGTCCGCATGTACAAGAGCGAGCCGCGACCGCAGGATGCGAACGGCGACGGCGGATATTGCCTGTCGATGAACGAAGGCCGTTGCAACGTAGTGTGCGGTAAGGCAGTCGGCGGCACCTCGGTAGTGAACTTCATGATCTATTCGAGGGGAGCGCCGGCCGATTACGATGCCTGGTGGGCCCCTGATAATCCCGGCTGGAGTTACAAGGACGTGCTGCCGTATTTCATCAAGTCCGAAAGGTGCAAGCTGATCGATAAAGACGCGAG ATACCACGGATACGATGGATACCTGGATGTCACGAACCCTCCTTTCGCCACTCCGCTGAAGGAATGTTTCTTGAAAGCCGGCCAAGAACTCGGTTATGATCTGGTAGATTACAACAGCGATAGGCTCATAGGTTTCTCGACCGTCCAAACGACTCTTCGAAACGGGCACCGGGTTAGCGCTGGCAAAGCCTTTCTCAGGCCGATTCTTAatcgaagaaatttttatttatccaagTTTTCGAAGGTGacgaaaattgttattaatccAAAGACGAAAACAGCCGTGAGCGTTGAATTCATGAAGAATCATAAAACATACTTTGTCTCCGCTACTAAGGAGATTATACTCTGTGCAG GTGCTCTCAATTCACCGCAGTTACTGATGCTGTCCGGAATAGGTCCAAAAGGTCACTTGAATTCTTTTGGAATCCCTGTAATCGAGGATCTTCCAGTAGGATTTAATTTACAGGATCACGTGAGCATGTCAGCTTTGACGTTTCTAGTCAATGAGAGCGTGTCCATTGTGGAGCAGCGTGTAGGTTCCAATCCAGTTAATTTCCTGGATTACTTGATACGAGGCACAGGTCCTTTGGCGATACCTGCAGGCACCGAAACATTAGCTTTCATTAACACTAAGGCTCATTTGAGTAAAACGCGGCGGAAAGAGTCTAAGCTTATTAAATCCATTATCCAAGGTGTAAATGTACGCGAAAACAATGAGCGACAGTATG cTTGGATTGCTCCCAATGTAACTTCCATCACCGTTAATCGTGAAACGCATACCAACGAGCGGAGATTATTGACGGAAGACGACTATCCCGATATCGAGCTGTTGATGGGCGGGAGCTCGTTACTCGGTGATATTTCCGGGTTTTATCGCAATTTGCTCGGATTAACGACGGATTTTCACAAAGAGCTTGCCAATGGTTACGATGGCTTCGATGCTTTCACGCTCGTGCCTGTGCTTCTGCGACCCAAGAGTCGCGGTAGACTCACCTTGAGAAGCACCGATCCATTGGACTCACCGATCATCGATCTCAATTATTACGATGACGAGGATGATCTAAATACAATGGTGCaagctataaaaata GCGATCGAAATAGCCTCCACGAAAGCGTTCGAACGTTACAATGCCACGCTGCTACCGGTGCCATTTCCGGGATGCAGACACATTGCTTTCAAGAGCGATCCGTATTGGGCCTGCATCGCCCGTCATGTATCGACGACTATAGCCCATTTCTCGGGCACGTGTAAAATGTCCACGCGGAGAAATTTGGGCGTGGTGGATCACAGGTTACGGGTGCACGGAATTAGCGGTCTCAGGGTCGTGGACGCCAGTATCATGCCGACCATAATCGCCGGTCACACGACCGCGGCCGCATACATGATCGGCGAGAAAGCCAGCGACATGATCAAGGAGGATTGGAGAGATTCTGCTCCAtga
- the LOC126850625 gene encoding ralA-binding protein 1 produces the protein MDFESPDVEKEFPGLYASESGRKSNESDFSDEGSHDKHSKKELLGGKRKDKKDRKDRGYATLEGESSPDEDQETKSPSKSKKTKAFKFPSKKEKREKSREKEAKEKDTEKEKDKKKKDKDEKDIEKEKRKDKDKDKSKQKLKDRKKGKHASSEGLDIGEEQPIFGVSLHLAVERSCCHDGVKLPLVVRDCVDYVEEHGMNVEGLYKVPGVKSKVQYLKKLYNQREPVNISEFEPTVATSLLILFLRELPEPVLENSETISRFEQAASTKDVAQREAQLAQLTQQLPECNRILLAWVILHLDHVTVREKTTKMNAQTISMTLSPVLQMSHRLLLALLFHCKALFPNVQLTKYVPPLSSGSTNLPDSVEGIAVELSKQESLLFQIHMQMNAGFVTKSREEQLWEVQRMITQLKRKYKTVQKLEGATQKSLDEEIKSTDNVPIESTLQKSKPVDEDPGQVKPDSQPSNNATLKKDSKFHSAEEGKEKCSCSASNSHTVQNGQNINVLQEKDAVDSVDNATVTPQSKESENVTLNNKANEPEEEDVIDQLRERLIHEELLNMQALLKSRISQERNEIKRLMEMLTERGTEKKKPKERIHSPNEAEMTAMIQLVKENQLLEKKMTTLIRSIIEEKDACVELRVQLAVHQLMAKT, from the exons ATGGACTTCGAAAGTCCGGATGTCGAGAAGGAATTTCCCGGATTGTACGCGTCTGAATCAGGAAGGAAGAGCAATGAGAGTGATT TTAGTGACGAAGGCAGTCATGACAAGCATTCGAAGAAGGAGCTCTTGGGTGGAAAGCGTAAGGACAAAAAGGATAGGAAGGACAGGGGCTATGCAACCTTAGAGGGTGAAAGCTCACCAGACGAAGATCAAGAAACTAA aagtccatcaaaatcaaaaaagaCCAAAGCCTTTAAATTTCCttctaaaaaagagaaacgagaGAAATCACGGGAGAAGGAGGCGAAGGAAAAAGACACTGAGAAGGAAaaggataaaaagaaaaaggataaaGATGAGAAggatatagaaaaagaaaaacggaaAGATAAGGATAAAGACAAGTCTAagcaaaaattgaaagatcgTAAAAAAGGAAAGCATGCAAGTAGCGAAGGTTTGGATATTGGTG AGGAACAACCGATCTTCGGTGTTAGTCTTCATTTAGCAGTTGAAAGAAGCTGTTGTCACGATGGAGTCAAATTACCATTGGTGGTGCGAGACTGTGTCGATTATGTAGAGGAGCATGGAATGAATGTGGAAGGTCTGTACAAAGTTCCTGGGGTGAAGTCAAAAgttcaatatttgaaaaaattgtataatcaaCGAGAACCGGTGAACATATCCGAATTCGAACCCACGGTAGCTACGAGCTTATTGATACTCTTTCTTAG AGAACTGCCAGAACCTGTGTTGGAGAATAGCGAAACGATATCACGCTTCGAACAGGCCGCATCGACCAAGGATGTCGCACAACGGGAAGCGCAATTGGCGCAATTGACGCAGCAGTTACCGGAATGCAACAGGATTCTTCTGGCATGGGTTATACTACATTTGGATCACGTCACAGTGCGA GAGAAGACGACAAAAATGAATGCTCAAACGATTTCGATGACATTAAGTCCGGTTCTACAAATGAGTCATCGATTGTTATTGGCTCTGTTGTTTCACTGTAAAGCTTTATTCCCAAATGTACAATTGACAAAATATGTGCCACCATTGTCATCTGGTAGCACCAATCTGCCTGATTCTGTGGAAGGTATAGCTGTAGAATTATCTAAACAAGAATCGTTACTATTCCAAATTCACATGCAAATGAATGCTGGTTTTGTAACAAAATCTCGTGAGGAACAACTGTGGGAAGTGCAACGAATGATAACACAATTAAAG AGAAAATACAAGACTGTTCAAAAATTAGAAGGTGCTACACAAAAGAGTTTAGACGAAGAAATCAAATCGACCGATAATGTTCCAATAGAATCTACCTTGCAAAAGTCAAAACCTGTGGACGAAGATCCCGGGCAAGTAAAACCTGATAGTCAACCGTCGAATAATGCGACATTGAAAAAAGACAGTAAATTCCATAGCGCGGAAGAAGGGAAGGAAAAATGTTCTTGTTCAGCTAGTAATTCGCACACTGTACAAAACGGACAGAACATAAATGTATTACAAGAAAAGGACGCGGTTGATTCCGTGGATAATGCGACGGTTACACCTCAATCGAAAGAATCTGAAAATGTAACACTGAACAATAAAGCAAACG AGCCTGAAGAGGAGGATGTTATAGACCAGTTGCGAGAAAGATTGATCCATGAAGAACTGTTGAACATGCAAGCTTTATTAAAGTCTCGTATCAGCCAGGAAAGAAACGAGATCAAACGATTAATGGAAATGCTAACAGAACGCGGCACAGAGAAGAAGAAACCCAAAGAACGGATACATTCTCCCAACGAAGCCGAAATGACGGCTATGATACAGTTAGTCAAGGAGAATCAGTTATTGGAA AAAAAGATGACAACATTGATACGCAGTATAATTGAAGAGAAAGACGCTTGCGTGGAACTGCGGGTTCAATTAGCGGTGCATCAATTGATGGCCAAAACTTGA